In Pungitius pungitius chromosome 2, fPunPun2.1, whole genome shotgun sequence, a single window of DNA contains:
- the LOC134107097 gene encoding cornifelin homolog B-like, producing the protein MSTQPLEDWNSDICDCFEDASTCCYGFWCCPCLASTVTVRSGENRCLPICDACCVVAFLVAKVPLIVPPSALSLRVAMRHKYGIKGSICRDLGVSCCCSWCSWCQMHRELKHRNKAPNVVTVEQPSVLQLQPAPGMMAAYPPKAAFVDYPGSSI; encoded by the exons ATGTCAACACAACCCTTGGAAGACTGGAACTCTGACATCTGTGACTGCTTTGAGGACGCAAGTACTT gcTGCTATGGCTTCTGGTGCTGCCCATGCCTTGCCTCCACGGTTACGGTACGATCGGGAGAGAATCGTTGTCTCCCAATATGTGACGCGTGTTGCGTGGTCGCGTTCTTAGTCGCTAAGGTACCTCTGATTGTGCCTCCTTCAGCCCTGTCTCTAAGGGTTGCCATGCGACACAAATATGGCATTAAG GGATCCATCTGTAGGGACCTTGGCGTTTCCTGTTGTTGCTCATGGTGCTCATGGTGTCAGATGCATCGGGAGTTGAAGCATCGCAATAAAGCACCCAATGTCGTCACTGTGGAGCAACCGAGCGTTTTGCAGTTGCAGCCCGCTCCAGGAATGATGGCTGCTTACCCCCCCAAAGCTGCCTTTGTGGACTATCCAGGAAGCTCAATCTGA